Proteins from one Planctomyces sp. SH-PL62 genomic window:
- a CDS encoding CRTAC1 family protein gives MTYRPIPSPSPRRLLTPALVAALALAAGGCSRAPEPTTVAAAVAPTRPKVVEPASLPTVKFVDVTKESGVDFTHFNGARGEKLLPETMGSGAAFLDYDGDGDQDLLLVNSSPWPGDQADPAPTQRLYRNDGRGKFEDVTRVSGLDKTFYGQGVAVGDYDNDGHPDVYITAVGRGHLFRNDGKGKFEDVSEAANARGPNGWLSGAAFFDMDNDGDLDLFVCNYITWTPDIDKVQGFQLTGLGRAYGPPTSFNGSLCVLLRNDGGRFTDVSEDSGVQVRTPDLKAPLGKSLGVAPFDVDGDGLVDVAVANDTVQNFLFHNKGGGKFEEIALLSGVAFDQSGSPRGGMGCDWAYFLDDDRLGLAIGNFANEMTALYVTDQPSSLQFSDLANLYGLGAATQPPLKFGLFFFDYDLDGRLDLLSANGHLEPDISKVQASEAYEQSAQLLWNSGRPGRELYVNIDAQSAGPDLFKPMVGRGSAYADIDGDGDLDVVLTANNAPARLLRNDGGNANRWVRLELTGDGKASNRDAIGSKVAVKVGDKTSRRQLFPAKSYLSSVEHPLTFGLGQAEKVDEITITWPSGKVVRLENLDAGRTYHVDEISGLR, from the coding sequence ATGACCTACCGACCGATCCCGTCGCCGTCGCCGCGCCGCCTCCTCACGCCGGCGCTCGTCGCCGCGCTCGCCCTGGCGGCCGGCGGCTGCTCCAGGGCCCCGGAGCCGACGACCGTCGCCGCCGCGGTCGCGCCCACGCGGCCCAAGGTCGTCGAGCCCGCCTCGCTGCCGACCGTCAAGTTCGTCGACGTGACGAAGGAGTCGGGCGTCGACTTCACCCATTTCAACGGAGCCAGGGGCGAGAAGCTCCTCCCCGAGACGATGGGCTCCGGCGCCGCCTTCCTCGACTACGACGGCGACGGCGACCAGGACCTCCTGCTGGTCAACTCATCCCCCTGGCCCGGCGACCAGGCCGATCCCGCCCCCACCCAACGCCTCTATCGCAACGACGGCCGCGGGAAGTTCGAGGACGTGACCCGGGTGTCCGGGCTCGACAAGACGTTCTACGGCCAGGGGGTCGCCGTGGGCGACTACGACAACGACGGCCACCCCGACGTCTACATCACCGCCGTCGGCCGGGGCCACCTCTTCCGCAACGACGGCAAGGGGAAGTTCGAGGACGTCAGCGAGGCCGCCAACGCCAGGGGCCCCAACGGCTGGCTCTCCGGCGCAGCCTTCTTCGACATGGACAACGACGGCGACCTCGACCTCTTCGTCTGCAACTACATCACCTGGACCCCCGACATCGACAAGGTGCAGGGCTTCCAGCTCACCGGCCTGGGCCGCGCCTACGGCCCCCCCACCTCGTTCAACGGCTCGCTCTGCGTCCTTTTGCGCAACGACGGCGGCCGGTTCACGGACGTCAGCGAGGACTCGGGCGTCCAGGTCCGCACGCCCGACCTCAAGGCCCCGCTGGGCAAGTCGCTGGGCGTCGCCCCCTTCGACGTCGACGGCGACGGCCTGGTCGACGTCGCCGTCGCCAACGACACGGTCCAGAACTTCCTCTTCCATAACAAGGGAGGCGGCAAGTTCGAGGAGATCGCGCTCCTCTCCGGCGTGGCGTTCGACCAGTCCGGCTCGCCCCGGGGGGGGATGGGCTGCGACTGGGCCTACTTCCTCGACGACGACCGCCTCGGCCTGGCCATCGGCAACTTCGCCAACGAGATGACCGCGCTCTACGTCACCGACCAGCCGTCGAGCCTGCAATTCTCCGACCTGGCCAACCTCTACGGCCTGGGGGCCGCCACCCAGCCCCCGCTGAAGTTCGGCCTCTTCTTCTTCGACTACGACCTCGACGGCCGCCTCGACCTGCTCTCGGCCAACGGCCACCTGGAGCCTGACATCTCCAAGGTCCAGGCCAGCGAGGCCTACGAACAATCGGCCCAGCTCCTGTGGAACTCCGGCCGGCCCGGGCGCGAGCTGTACGTGAACATCGACGCCCAGTCCGCCGGCCCCGACCTGTTCAAGCCGATGGTCGGCCGCGGCAGCGCCTACGCCGACATCGACGGCGACGGCGACCTCGACGTCGTCCTCACCGCCAACAACGCCCCGGCCCGGCTGCTCCGCAACGACGGCGGGAACGCCAACCGCTGGGTCCGCCTCGAACTGACCGGCGACGGCAAGGCGTCCAATCGCGACGCCATCGGCTCCAAGGTCGCCGTGAAAGTCGGCGACAAAACCAGCCGACGCCAGCTCTTCCCCGCCAAGAGCTATCTCTCGTCGGTGGAGCACCCCCTGACCTTCGGCCTCGGCCAGGCCGAGAAGGTCGACGAGATCACGATCACCTGGCCCTCGGGCAAGGTCGTGCGGCTCGAAAATCTCGACGCGGGCCGGACATACCACGTCGACGAGATTTCCGGTCTGCGCTGA
- a CDS encoding S41 family peptidase, with amino-acid sequence MAWLLAALLFWTPGSSSPAAPLEGPAASNASIERSNGEAPDAALERGLDQERRRNWSSAIETYRGALEQWPSRTDFRRRLRLCELHFKLGKRYHDASFRTVLLKLPRHQASELYTEVLERIQNFYVDDVPLEPLLRHGLDNLEVALRDPTFLKLNATATEPERIAWLREQFKTMRGRLDVADRDGALALALSAADLARHGLGMEATPVLLEFTYGACDALDDFTSYLTPDKLEDLYAMIDGNFVGLGVELKGTPEGLKLVGVIRGGPAWEAGLGAGDQITKIAGQPVKGLALDDAANRLQGTEGTSVELEIIKRDATIRTVRLVRRHVDVESVTRSKIVDESRGIGYIQLAGFQKSSTEEMDQAISGLVDLGMRTLVLDLRGNPGGLLNVAVDIADRFLDEGVIVSTRGRASGQSQVFQAGGRPRWRMPMYVLVDRDSASASEILAGALQDHKRAVIVGDRTYGKGSVQSIFSLRSAPAGLKLTTAKFYSPHDRAYSERGVSPDMPVQTRVAAKPVAPDADPEKDPADESTIGDPRYDMVLAAALRASRGESQTQAAAR; translated from the coding sequence TTGGCCTGGTTGCTCGCGGCGCTGCTATTCTGGACGCCCGGCTCGTCGAGCCCGGCCGCGCCGCTCGAGGGCCCGGCCGCATCGAACGCGTCGATCGAGCGTTCGAACGGCGAGGCCCCCGACGCCGCGCTCGAGCGCGGCCTGGACCAGGAGCGTCGCCGGAACTGGTCGTCGGCGATCGAGACTTACCGGGGCGCCCTCGAGCAGTGGCCCAGCCGCACCGACTTCCGGCGCCGCCTACGCCTCTGCGAGCTTCACTTCAAGCTGGGCAAGCGCTACCATGACGCCAGCTTCCGGACGGTGCTGCTCAAGCTCCCCCGCCACCAGGCGTCCGAGCTTTACACCGAGGTCCTGGAACGCATCCAGAACTTCTACGTCGACGACGTCCCCCTGGAGCCCCTGCTCCGCCACGGCCTCGACAACCTTGAAGTCGCCCTCCGCGACCCGACCTTCCTCAAGCTGAACGCCACCGCCACCGAGCCGGAGCGGATCGCCTGGCTCCGCGAGCAGTTCAAGACGATGCGGGGCCGGCTGGACGTCGCCGATCGCGACGGGGCGCTCGCCCTGGCCCTGTCGGCCGCCGACCTGGCCCGTCACGGCCTGGGGATGGAAGCCACGCCGGTCCTCCTGGAGTTCACCTACGGCGCCTGCGACGCCCTCGACGACTTCACGAGCTACCTGACCCCCGACAAGCTCGAAGACCTCTACGCCATGATCGACGGCAACTTCGTCGGCCTGGGCGTCGAGCTGAAAGGGACCCCGGAAGGGCTCAAACTCGTCGGCGTGATCCGGGGCGGCCCGGCCTGGGAAGCCGGCCTGGGCGCGGGCGACCAGATCACCAAGATCGCCGGCCAGCCCGTCAAGGGCCTGGCCCTCGACGACGCCGCCAATCGCCTGCAAGGGACCGAGGGGACCAGCGTCGAACTGGAGATCATCAAGCGCGACGCCACCATCCGGACGGTCCGCCTGGTCCGCCGCCACGTCGACGTCGAGAGCGTCACCCGCTCCAAGATCGTCGACGAGTCTCGCGGGATCGGCTACATCCAGCTCGCCGGCTTCCAGAAAAGCTCGACCGAGGAGATGGACCAGGCGATCTCGGGCCTCGTCGACCTCGGCATGCGGACGCTGGTGCTCGACCTCCGGGGCAATCCCGGAGGCCTCCTGAACGTGGCCGTGGACATCGCCGACCGGTTCCTCGACGAGGGGGTCATCGTCTCGACTCGCGGCCGCGCCTCGGGCCAGAGCCAGGTCTTCCAGGCCGGGGGCCGCCCCCGCTGGAGGATGCCCATGTACGTCCTCGTCGACCGCGACAGCGCCAGCGCCAGCGAGATCCTCGCCGGGGCGCTCCAGGACCACAAGCGGGCGGTCATCGTGGGAGACCGGACGTACGGCAAGGGCTCGGTCCAGAGCATCTTCTCGCTCCGATCGGCCCCGGCCGGGCTCAAGCTGACCACCGCCAAGTTCTATTCGCCGCACGACCGGGCGTACAGCGAGCGGGGCGTCTCGCCCGACATGCCCGTCCAGACCCGCGTCGCCGCCAAGCCCGTCGCCCCGGACGCCGATCCCGAGAAGGATCCGGCCGACGAATCGACCATCGGCGACCCCCGCTATGACATGGTCCTCGCCGCCGCCCTCCGCGCCTCCAGGGGCGAGTCCCAGACCCAGGCCGCGGCACGCTGA
- a CDS encoding ABC transporter permease subunit: MFAGPIIAREVLTSPRSLRYYLWRASFACFLFILLWTAWQSIVGWQDVRELGLMARFGGVLYGMFAMLQLTLMLFFAPLATAAAVAYEKDRRTFTLLLMTALSDLEIVLGKLVAGLLHIVVMLGAGIGLLSLCALFGGISFGQVVNLFAVTAASGVAGGAMGLLVALWRDRTFQSISLTILMVVFSVTGVELFSVFFPDLEFLGVPVAEVLNPYRAMLAVLYPTSDQATGLVRTTSLVYIGVRLTFAASIVAIGTAMLRVWNPGHNEPREKGEEDAEVVETLVEVREEEAVPALSGASAAIGGEPAAAVGRTATAAALGGGPDAGRDADAGAGGTTGLHVPRRTHRRLASAPRPYRKPWANPILWRELMTRAYGSRPLIIKACYLLLFALGVGFFLGLSQGLEEPLATGLGLIPVGLAILSLVLINAQGVTSLTSERDTGALDLLLVTELSPGDFIYGKLFGVLYNAKEMVLLPMLLAAYLWWTGRMSGENLAFFLIDYLLFCHFAAMLGLHDAITYISSRTAVAHSLGTIFFLMVGILLCAYLIIFSDREFGRQLLSFMIFIGAGSVALFGSLGAKNPSRAIALVALLTPFCSFYCIISLLNGDFMAALLVSAGVYGFALMAMLVPAVGDFDIALGRTNAIQG; this comes from the coding sequence TTGTTCGCCGGACCGATCATCGCCCGGGAAGTGCTCACCTCGCCGCGGAGCCTGCGGTACTACCTCTGGCGGGCGTCCTTCGCCTGCTTCCTGTTCATCCTGCTCTGGACCGCCTGGCAGTCGATCGTGGGCTGGCAGGACGTCCGCGAGTTGGGCCTGATGGCCCGGTTCGGCGGCGTGCTCTACGGCATGTTCGCCATGCTCCAGCTCACGCTGATGCTCTTCTTCGCCCCCCTGGCGACGGCGGCGGCCGTCGCTTATGAGAAGGACCGCCGCACCTTCACCCTGCTGCTCATGACGGCGCTCAGCGACCTGGAGATCGTCCTGGGCAAGCTGGTCGCGGGGCTCCTGCACATCGTGGTGATGCTGGGCGCGGGGATCGGCCTGCTGTCGCTCTGCGCGCTGTTCGGCGGGATCTCGTTCGGCCAGGTGGTGAACCTGTTCGCGGTGACGGCGGCGTCGGGTGTGGCCGGCGGGGCGATGGGGCTCCTGGTCGCGCTCTGGCGGGATCGGACGTTCCAGTCGATCTCGCTGACGATCCTGATGGTGGTCTTCTCGGTCACGGGGGTGGAGCTTTTCAGCGTCTTCTTCCCCGACCTGGAGTTCCTGGGCGTACCGGTCGCGGAGGTCCTGAACCCCTACAGGGCGATGCTCGCCGTGCTCTATCCGACGTCCGACCAGGCCACGGGGCTGGTCCGGACGACGAGCCTCGTCTACATCGGCGTCCGGCTGACGTTCGCGGCCTCGATCGTGGCGATCGGCACGGCCATGCTCCGGGTCTGGAACCCGGGCCACAACGAGCCGAGGGAGAAGGGCGAGGAGGACGCCGAGGTCGTCGAGACGTTGGTCGAGGTCCGCGAGGAAGAGGCCGTCCCGGCGCTCTCGGGGGCGTCCGCCGCGATCGGCGGCGAGCCCGCGGCGGCCGTCGGTCGGACGGCGACCGCGGCGGCCCTGGGGGGCGGGCCCGACGCCGGCCGCGACGCCGACGCCGGAGCGGGCGGCACGACCGGCCTGCACGTCCCTCGCCGCACCCACCGCCGGCTGGCCTCGGCGCCCCGGCCCTACAGGAAGCCCTGGGCCAACCCGATCCTCTGGCGGGAGTTGATGACCCGCGCTTACGGCTCCCGTCCCCTGATCATCAAGGCTTGCTACCTCCTGCTCTTCGCGCTGGGCGTCGGCTTCTTCCTGGGGCTCTCGCAGGGCCTGGAGGAGCCGTTGGCGACCGGGCTGGGGCTCATCCCCGTCGGCCTGGCGATCCTCAGCCTGGTCCTGATCAACGCCCAGGGGGTGACCTCGCTGACGAGCGAACGCGACACCGGCGCGCTGGACCTTTTGCTGGTCACCGAGCTGTCGCCGGGCGACTTCATCTACGGCAAGCTCTTCGGCGTCCTGTACAACGCCAAGGAGATGGTCCTCCTGCCGATGCTGCTGGCGGCCTACCTCTGGTGGACGGGTCGGATGTCGGGAGAGAATCTCGCCTTCTTCCTGATCGACTACCTGCTCTTCTGCCACTTCGCGGCGATGCTCGGCCTGCACGACGCGATCACCTATATCAGCAGCCGGACGGCCGTGGCGCACAGCCTGGGGACGATCTTCTTCCTGATGGTGGGCATCCTGCTCTGCGCCTACCTGATCATCTTCAGCGACCGCGAGTTCGGCCGTCAGCTTTTGAGCTTCATGATCTTCATCGGGGCGGGGAGCGTGGCGCTCTTCGGATCGCTGGGGGCGAAGAACCCCTCGCGGGCGATCGCGCTGGTGGCCCTGCTGACGCCGTTCTGCTCGTTCTACTGCATCATCAGCCTGCTCAACGGAGACTTCATGGCCGCCCTGCTCGTCAGCGCCGGGGTCTACGGCTTCGCCCTCATGGCGATGCTCGTGCCCGCCGTCGGCGACTTCGACATCGCGCTGGGACGCACCAACGCGATCCAGGGCTGA
- a CDS encoding tetratricopeptide repeat protein: MSTPTATPRDRAGRVYKPAIGPKLRPLLWAILIAFAVLAANGFYLSSVTALTWYTASVQQTYFYFLMALLHVLLGLLLVVPFVAFGLAHLVTSWKRPNKSAVNYGLALLAVGIVVLVSGIMLVRIGGFEVRDVRIRDAGYWAHVVAPLLAVALYVKHRLAGPRIRWVWARRFAMPVVGFAVVMGVLHFQDPRTFGARGPKSAKQYFYPSEAVTANGKFIPAETLMMDQYCLNCHKDAYDGWFHSAHRLSSFNNKAYLASVRETRQVSVERDGTTQAARWCAGCHDPVPFFSGQFDDPNYDDVNDPTAHAGITCTTCHAITTVNNTRGNAAYTIEEPEHYPFAFSEDPILRWINHTLVKAKPEMHKKTFLKPVIRSNEFCSTCHKVGLPFALNEYKDFTRGQDHYTTHLLSGVSGHGARSFYYPPVAKSNCADCHMELKDSNDFGTQDFASKGGRQIHDHTFLGANTALAHFQGDSKTATAQEKYLADKKVRIDLFALREGGEIDGPFLGPLRPEVPTLKPGGKYLVQAVVRTLGLGHPLTQGTADSNEIWVELIARDGDRIVGRSGGIGEDGAVDPYSHFINVYMLDRHGNRIDRRNPQDIFVPLYNKQIPPGAGQVVHFGLDLPTGTSGPITLEARVNYRKFDRTYMNFLFGKGEGPEIPIALMARDSVKLPVEGGPSVENEPSPIKETWQRWNDYGIGLLLEGGDKGGQKGELKQAEPVFLKVAELGKADGWVNLARVYQKEGRIPEALAALEKAAAHEEPAAPWTINWLTGQINARNGLLDEAVANFESVLNTRIPERKFDFSLDYVVINELAQACYSRARIEPIESEERKAWLTKAIRNYHRTVRIDPEDVASHYGLGLALGDPAWGPKPDEPDAPGEPIDPESLAAQVPGVADAGAPVAARKERALKLAADVSRYMKGPRPRDQSRLEPLYEVTDGLALAWEQAADPEVRSAIGRILEVGHKALHERLKPDETAEGRAFAIARRNDPAANMNAQPIVIHPLNRPGAPGIDPPPNPTPNPTAATTAPEGPARSEESGL, translated from the coding sequence ATGTCGACGCCCACCGCCACCCCCCGCGACCGCGCCGGGAGGGTGTACAAGCCCGCCATCGGCCCGAAACTCCGGCCGCTGCTCTGGGCCATCCTGATCGCCTTCGCCGTCCTGGCGGCCAACGGCTTCTATCTATCGAGCGTCACCGCGCTGACGTGGTACACCGCCAGCGTGCAGCAGACCTATTTCTACTTCCTGATGGCCCTCCTGCACGTCCTCCTGGGGCTTTTGCTCGTCGTCCCGTTCGTGGCGTTCGGGCTCGCGCACCTCGTCACCTCGTGGAAGCGGCCGAACAAGTCGGCGGTGAACTACGGGCTGGCGCTGCTGGCGGTCGGGATCGTGGTCCTGGTCTCGGGGATCATGCTCGTGCGGATCGGCGGCTTCGAGGTCCGCGACGTCCGGATCCGCGACGCGGGCTACTGGGCGCACGTCGTCGCCCCGTTGCTGGCGGTCGCGCTCTACGTCAAGCATCGCCTGGCCGGGCCTCGGATCCGCTGGGTCTGGGCGCGTCGGTTCGCGATGCCGGTGGTGGGGTTCGCGGTGGTCATGGGGGTGCTCCACTTCCAGGACCCACGGACCTTCGGCGCGCGGGGGCCGAAGTCGGCCAAGCAGTACTTCTATCCCTCCGAGGCCGTCACGGCCAACGGCAAGTTCATCCCGGCCGAGACGCTGATGATGGACCAGTACTGCCTGAACTGCCATAAAGACGCCTACGACGGCTGGTTCCACTCGGCGCACCGCCTCAGCTCGTTCAACAACAAGGCTTATCTGGCCAGCGTCCGCGAGACGCGGCAGGTCTCCGTGGAACGCGACGGCACCACCCAGGCGGCCCGCTGGTGCGCCGGCTGCCACGACCCCGTCCCCTTCTTCTCCGGCCAGTTCGACGACCCGAACTACGACGACGTGAACGACCCCACCGCGCACGCGGGGATCACCTGCACCACCTGCCACGCCATCACCACCGTCAACAACACCCGAGGGAACGCCGCCTATACCATCGAGGAACCCGAACACTACCCCTTCGCTTTCAGCGAGGACCCGATCCTCAGGTGGATCAACCACACGCTGGTGAAGGCCAAGCCCGAGATGCACAAGAAGACGTTCCTCAAGCCGGTCATCCGCTCGAACGAGTTCTGCTCGACGTGCCACAAGGTCGGCCTGCCGTTCGCCCTCAACGAGTACAAGGACTTCACCAGGGGCCAGGACCACTACACGACGCACCTGCTGTCGGGCGTCTCGGGCCACGGGGCCCGGAGCTTCTACTACCCGCCAGTCGCCAAGTCCAACTGCGCGGATTGCCACATGGAGCTGAAAGACTCCAACGACTTCGGCACCCAGGACTTCGCGAGCAAGGGGGGGCGCCAGATCCACGATCACACGTTCCTCGGCGCCAACACCGCGCTCGCCCATTTCCAGGGGGACTCGAAGACGGCGACGGCGCAGGAGAAGTACCTGGCCGACAAGAAGGTCCGCATCGACCTGTTCGCCCTCCGCGAAGGGGGCGAGATCGACGGCCCCTTCCTGGGCCCGCTCCGCCCCGAAGTCCCGACGCTCAAGCCCGGCGGCAAGTATCTCGTGCAGGCCGTCGTGCGGACGCTGGGCCTGGGCCACCCGCTGACGCAGGGGACCGCCGACTCCAACGAGATCTGGGTCGAGCTGATCGCCCGCGACGGCGACCGGATCGTCGGCCGCTCGGGCGGGATCGGCGAGGACGGCGCGGTCGACCCGTACTCGCACTTCATCAACGTCTACATGCTGGACCGCCACGGCAACCGGATCGACCGCCGCAACCCGCAGGACATCTTCGTCCCGCTCTACAACAAGCAGATCCCCCCCGGAGCCGGCCAGGTCGTCCACTTCGGCCTCGACCTGCCGACGGGGACCTCCGGTCCGATCACCCTGGAGGCCCGGGTGAACTACCGCAAGTTCGACCGGACCTACATGAACTTCCTGTTCGGCAAGGGCGAAGGGCCCGAGATCCCGATCGCCCTCATGGCCAGGGACTCCGTGAAGCTGCCGGTGGAAGGGGGCCCTTCGGTCGAGAACGAGCCCTCCCCCATCAAGGAGACCTGGCAGCGCTGGAACGACTACGGGATCGGCCTGCTGCTCGAAGGGGGCGACAAGGGGGGCCAGAAAGGCGAGCTGAAGCAGGCCGAGCCGGTCTTCCTCAAGGTCGCCGAGCTGGGCAAGGCCGACGGCTGGGTGAACCTGGCGCGGGTCTACCAGAAGGAGGGTCGCATCCCCGAGGCGCTGGCGGCCCTGGAGAAGGCCGCCGCGCACGAGGAGCCCGCCGCCCCCTGGACGATCAACTGGCTCACCGGCCAGATCAACGCCCGCAACGGCCTGCTCGACGAGGCGGTCGCCAACTTCGAGTCGGTCCTGAACACCCGCATCCCCGAGCGGAAGTTCGACTTCAGCCTCGACTACGTCGTGATCAACGAGCTGGCCCAGGCCTGCTACAGCCGCGCCCGGATCGAGCCGATCGAGAGCGAGGAGCGCAAGGCGTGGCTCACGAAGGCGATCCGGAACTACCACCGTACGGTGAGGATCGATCCCGAGGACGTCGCCTCGCATTACGGCCTGGGGCTGGCCCTGGGCGACCCGGCCTGGGGCCCGAAGCCGGACGAGCCCGACGCCCCGGGCGAGCCGATCGACCCCGAGAGCCTGGCGGCGCAGGTCCCCGGCGTCGCCGACGCGGGCGCCCCCGTCGCGGCCCGCAAGGAGCGGGCGCTCAAGCTGGCCGCCGACGTCTCCCGCTACATGAAGGGCCCGCGACCCAGGGACCAGTCCCGTCTGGAGCCGCTGTACGAGGTCACCGACGGCCTCGCCCTCGCGTGGGAACAGGCCGCGGACCCCGAGGTCCGGTCGGCGATCGGCCGGATCCTGGAGGTCGGCCACAAGGCGCTCCACGAGCGGCTCAAGCCCGACGAGACGGCCGAGGGCCGGGCCTTCGCCATCGCCCGCCGGAACGACCCGGCCGCCAACATGAACGCCCAGCCCATCGTCATCCACCCTCTGAACCGCCCCGGCGCGCCGGGGATCGACCCGCCCCCGAATCCGACTCCGAACCCGACCGCCGCGACGACCGCGCCGGAAGGCCCCGCACGCTCCGAGGAGAGTGGACTATGA